The genomic segment GTTTCAAAGCATCGTGAATGCCTTGGTAGAAACCTTTTTCGAACAGACCTACAGCAGGTCCTACTGGCTCTGTAGAGTCAACCATGATCACATCATACTCACCTTTGTGGTCATGGATATGTTTAATACCATCGATAACTTGTACATCTACACGCGGATTGCCTGTCAATGCACTCGCAATCTCAGGGAAATATTTTTTGCAAGACTCAATGACGCCACCGTCGATTTCAGCCAGAACTGCTTTTTCTACAGACGCGTGCTTTACGATTTCACGAATAGCACCGCCATCGCCGCCGCCTACAACCAGAACCTTTTTCGGGTTTGGATGCGTATTCAGCGCGATATGAGAAATCATTTCATGGTAGACAAACTCATCGACATCGGTAGTCATAACCATGCCGTCGAGCACTAACATGCGACCAAACTGCTTCGTATTAATGACGTCGATTTGTTGAAACTCGGATTTCTCACTGTATAGGGTTTCTGTAATTTTCGTTGTTATCCCGTGATTTTCCGTCTGTTTTTCGGTGTACCACAATTCCATGTTCATGGCTATGTAACCTCCTTCAATTAACCGCATGAAAATACAATATAACAAGAAAATTATAGTAGCTGTCTTCCAAATTGCAAGATATTTTTCTAGTGAGGAAAGTTTAACCAGCTTGCAAGCGACACATACTACTAGTAACGTAGTATGTCCTATTTTATTGATTCAACCGCAGAAAGGAGGAGAGGCACACATGGAAGTCATTCGCGAAGCCCCATTGCTGCGCTATTTGCGTTGGGCTAAGAAATTTGTAAAATTTACCATTCTCAGCCTATTATGTTTCTCTTTTGCCATCTTGCTGCTCATTTTGTACTTACGCTCACAACCACTCCCGGAAACGTTTGTGAAGCAAACCACGACGATTTACGCTTCCAATGGAGAGGTTTTGGATACGATGCACCGTGGCGAGAACCGGATTTCTGTGCCACTTGCAGAGATTTCACCCGCATTGCTGGATGCGACCATCGCGATCGAGGACCGTTCGTTCCGCGAGCATTTTGGCTTTGATTGGAAGCGATTGGCCATGGCCGCTTATGTTGATGTCATTAACATGGACAAGCGTCAGGGTGCCAGTACTATTACCCAACAATTGGCGAGAAACTTGTACCTCAGCTTGGACAAGACATGGGAGCGAAAAATCAAAGAAGCCTTGCTTGCGATTCAGCTTGAACTGAATTACAGCAAGGATGAAATATTAGAGATGTACGTCAATCAGATTTATTACGGTCATTCAGCCTATGGCGTTCAAGCTGCTGCCCAAACCTATTTCGGCAAGGACGCCAAAGATTTGACGGTTGCAGAGAGCGCCATGCTGGCAGGCATCCCTAAGGGTCCTACTTATTATTCACCATTTGTCGATTTAGAACGCGCCAAAGCCAGACAAAAGCTCATATTGAATGCCATGGAGCGCGACAATCTACTGACAGCGAAGGAAGTAGAGCAAGCCTACGCGGAACCAATCAAGCTGAAACAGCGAGCAAACGAGAACGTAACCGAGCCGGCTCCTTATTTCCGCGATTACATCGCCAATTTGGTAAAAAACAAATATGGCATTGAAGAAGAAAAATTTATTCATGGCGGTCTAAAAATCCATACGACCCTTGATCCAGTCATACAAAAAAAGGCCGAGGATATTGTCGCCTCCGTCTTACCGAAGAATAATCCGAATTTGCAGGTAGCCCTTGTCGCCATGGACCCTGCGACCGGCTATATCAAAGCAATGGTAGGTGGACGTGACTACAAGGTGAGCCAGTACAATCGCGTGCTTGGCAAGCGGCAGCCCGGTTCCTCCTTCAAGCCGATCATGTATTTGTCTGCCTTGCAAAACGGCTATACACCGCTCACTTTGATAAAAAGCGAACCGACCGTTTTTACCTACGATAACAATAAGCAGTACATTCCCGGCAATTTTGGTGGAAAATATGCAAACGCACTGATCAATATGCGTGAAGCAATCAAAACCTCCGACAACATTTATGCCGTCAAGACCATTGATTTTCTCGGGCCGCAAAAAGTGGTTGATCAGGCAAAGCAATTAGGTATCACCAGCTCGATGCAAGCAGTTCCCTCACTGGCACTGGGAACTTCACCTGTCTCTCCCTTAGAGTTAAACGCAGCTTATGCAGCAATCGTCAACAAGGGACAAGCAGTGAAGCCCATTGCGATCACCTCCATCGAGGACAGCGAGGGCAATATTTTGGTCGAAGAAAAACCGGAAAAAACACAGGTAGCCGATCCTGTCGCGTCCGCTCTCTTAGTGAATATGATGCAAAGTGTATTTGAACAAGGCGGTACCGGATATCGCGTTGCTGGTGAAATGAACCGACCTGTAGCAGGGAAAACAGGGTCAACGGATTATGACGCTTGGCTGAGCGGGTTCACTCCGCAGCTGGTTTCGACTGTATGGGTAGGTTACGACAAAAACCAAAAGGTCGATGATGTAAAGGAAGGGTACCTGTCCAAAAAAATCTGGGCCCAGTTCATGGAAAGTGCGCTCAAAGGTCAGCCCCCTGCACTCTTTGACATGCCAGCTGGTGTTGTATCTGTTTATATCGATCCCGCTTCTGGAAAACTGGCGACCGAGCATTGTCCGAATCCACAGCTCTTTTATTTCGCCAGCGGAACAGAGCCTCAAGATTATTGCACGGATCACATCCCGACCAATGAGACACCGACGCCTTTAAAGCCGCCTGATTCTTCGACCTTCTGGCAGCGCATGGGCAGTTGGTGGAAACCGAATAACTAAAGAAAAAAGGACGTTTCTCTTCATCGAGTACGTCCTTTTGCTGTGCCTATTAACCTTGCGTGCTCTGATTGTCCCCGCCGCCCACGACTCCATCTCCATCGGCAAAAACATGGTCGTTGACGATCGTAATCAGACCGGCATTATCAAGCTGTTCCAATACTTCAAACAAGCTGTCCCTTTTTCCAGCAGGAAGCTTGCGCACAAAGTTGTTTATCTCGGTCGGAGTCACGTGTGTACGGAAATGGACGCCACCGTGCTTCACAAAATGATCATGCGATTGTTCATTACCACGGAGATCTTCTTCCAATGGGTACCGCCCCTTCCGTCAAACAGTTTGGTTCAATCCTCATTAGTGTTCCGCGATATCCCAAAAACTATGATCAACGATGATAATTATATAAGACAAACAGGGAAAGAGTGACGGCTCTCTCCCTGTTTGTTGACCTAGTGTACATGTACACAGATATGGAAATAAGTTTACCTGACTTCAATTGTGTGAACAATTGATTTCACGATTTGTTCACAGACCGTTCACGATTTCCAACTTCAGGACAAATTTCGCTTTAATTCCTCGGAGGAATTCTCATACATGTCCGCGTTATTTTCAATCAAAAGCTTTTTCAGAGCGGCTTTTTCCTTCTCGGATAGGTCGGACAGCATAATACGTCTCTTCATGGAGTAATCCATGCGATTCACGTGATCTGCCAAAATTTTGTAGCCCCGACGCGCTTCCCGATCGATTTCCATGTAGCACGCAGTTGCGCCTGCATAATAAGGACCCGCTTCATTGCGATCAACGGTTACCCAAACGAGCCAATAAGGCTTTCCATTTGGTACTTCTTCTTTATTTGTCGTCCATTTGATGCCCTTTTCTACAGAACTTTTGGCATGCAAGGCGCCCATGTCAATGTACGCTTCGTCCCCATCGATAATGACCGAGGACACAGCATTCAGGTCGAGTACACCTTGACCAAAACCTCCGTGTACATCGGTTTTTCCACTCATGATGGTAAAGCCGCCTTTTTTATTATCAAAAATATCCATTTGAATAACCTCCAGACAATCATTCTCCTTCCTTTTATTCTACTCGAAAAACGTACGATGACGCAATTTGCCTATGTGCCCAGTTATTTATCCATAGGCTTTTGGGTGTTTCGGTTTTTGTTTACGAGCTGGATGATTTTTTCGATGCCCGACATGACCAGGATCGTTACGACGGCTGTATGTACCGCCATGGCAACCTTCATAACTAACAGTTCACCTAGCATCGTGTCGGAGGGAACGATAAACAAGTAGTACACAAAGCTGATAAAAAGGACACTTAGAAAGATTAACCAACCTCGAAATCCTAGCGTGAAGCGAATGAAAGAGGCGATGAGTAAACCGATCAAAGGCCCCGCGAACATCAATGAGAATACGAAAGGACCGAGTATGAACCAGACAAACCAATTATCATCCATGTCTTACTCTCCTTGCTTTTGATGACTACACATCATTGGAATCCGTAGATTCTTCTACCTCTGCCAGTCCACGCTCATCGAGCACGTAACGTCTGCCTGTTTCTTTGTAACGCTCCGAATCATCTGAAGAGAAACGTT from the Brevibacillus brevis genome contains:
- a CDS encoding transglycosylase domain-containing protein produces the protein MEVIREAPLLRYLRWAKKFVKFTILSLLCFSFAILLLILYLRSQPLPETFVKQTTTIYASNGEVLDTMHRGENRISVPLAEISPALLDATIAIEDRSFREHFGFDWKRLAMAAYVDVINMDKRQGASTITQQLARNLYLSLDKTWERKIKEALLAIQLELNYSKDEILEMYVNQIYYGHSAYGVQAAAQTYFGKDAKDLTVAESAMLAGIPKGPTYYSPFVDLERAKARQKLILNAMERDNLLTAKEVEQAYAEPIKLKQRANENVTEPAPYFRDYIANLVKNKYGIEEEKFIHGGLKIHTTLDPVIQKKAEDIVASVLPKNNPNLQVALVAMDPATGYIKAMVGGRDYKVSQYNRVLGKRQPGSSFKPIMYLSALQNGYTPLTLIKSEPTVFTYDNNKQYIPGNFGGKYANALINMREAIKTSDNIYAVKTIDFLGPQKVVDQAKQLGITSSMQAVPSLALGTSPVSPLELNAAYAAIVNKGQAVKPIAITSIEDSEGNILVEEKPEKTQVADPVASALLVNMMQSVFEQGGTGYRVAGEMNRPVAGKTGSTDYDAWLSGFTPQLVSTVWVGYDKNQKVDDVKEGYLSKKIWAQFMESALKGQPPALFDMPAGVVSVYIDPASGKLATEHCPNPQLFYFASGTEPQDYCTDHIPTNETPTPLKPPDSSTFWQRMGSWWKPNN
- a CDS encoding YwhD family protein gives rise to the protein MDIFDNKKGGFTIMSGKTDVHGGFGQGVLDLNAVSSVIIDGDEAYIDMGALHAKSSVEKGIKWTTNKEEVPNGKPYWLVWVTVDRNEAGPYYAGATACYMEIDREARRGYKILADHVNRMDYSMKRRIMLSDLSEKEKAALKKLLIENNADMYENSSEELKRNLS
- the speE gene encoding polyamine aminopropyltransferase, which codes for MELWYTEKQTENHGITTKITETLYSEKSEFQQIDVINTKQFGRMLVLDGMVMTTDVDEFVYHEMISHIALNTHPNPKKVLVVGGGDGGAIREIVKHASVEKAVLAEIDGGVIESCKKYFPEIASALTGNPRVDVQVIDGIKHIHDHKGEYDVIMVDSTEPVGPAVGLFEKGFYQGIHDALKPDGIMVAQTESPWFNRDLIKRVFKDLKSIFPVTRLYTCSIPTYPSGLWSFTIASKQHDPLEVDPAKIKDLGTKYYNAEVHHAAFKLPNFVAELTRD